The Sorex araneus isolate mSorAra2 chromosome X, mSorAra2.pri, whole genome shotgun sequence DNA segment CCTCAGACACACAGTTGCCCTCTCGAACAATGATGCCCAACACAACGATCAGCAGGCCAGTCTTGGGCAGGCTATAGTCAGGCCCTACAATCCCATCATAGCTGAGGCCCAGGTTGGTGGCTAGGGCATAGGCAGGGATCTGAGGTTCTACTTCAATTACCTCAATACCAAAGACCAGCTGCATACACTCGCACGCCTTACTGAAAACTATAGGAAACAATGCCTGGTCATTATTCAGGGCGATGTTCACCATTTCTGCCTTGGTGGTCAGCTGCTTGGAGCGGTACTTGAGGAGCAGGAACCCCACCATGTCAGCCATCTTCTCATAAAATTCTTCTTGGAGGGAAGGATCCATTTCTTCCGGCTCCTCCCACATGCGTGGCCCGTCTTGGGCACTCGCATTCTCCTCCAGTTGG contains these protein-coding regions:
- the LOC101556609 gene encoding melanoma-associated antigen 9-like, which codes for MHNTPLGQLEENASAQDGPRMWEEPEEMDPSLQEEFYEKMADMVGFLLLKYRSKQLTTKAEMVNIALNNDQALFPIVFSKACECMQLVFGIEVIEVEPQIPAYALATNLGLSYDGIVGPDYSLPKTGLLIVVLGIIVREGNCVSEDEIWRALRMMGVCVGIEHFIYGEPRDLLTNVWVREQYLEYRQVPGSDPPHYVFLWGPRAHAETNERRVLEFWLRATNRY